From Juglans regia cultivar Chandler chromosome 6, Walnut 2.0, whole genome shotgun sequence, the proteins below share one genomic window:
- the LOC118348606 gene encoding uncharacterized protein LOC118348606 gives MESKIIQEFAVVASKIWWRRNTLIFKGVFAHPKVIVQEARFILDELVEERCRAGMVCNSAEVWQAPKTNWVKMNWDSAVDKARGIVGVGVAVRNSSGSIIATLRTKKPLFPDPLLAETFGALKTAQFGMELGLTQVIIEGDSIQVINQLRSGKKGFNSASMFISEAKQLLGNFAKWEVSHVRRNGNSIAHLLAKDALSNHDHIVTLEDLPPCIPLV, from the coding sequence ATGGAAAGCAAGATAATCCAGGAGTTTGCTGTGGTGGCAAGTAAAATATGGTGGAGAAGGAACACCTTAATCTTTAAAGGTGTTTTTGCTCACCCGAAGGTAATTGTGCAAGAGGCTAGATTCATTTTGGATGAGCTGGTTGAGGAGAGATGCAGAGCTGGTATGGTATGTAACTCAGCAGAGGTTTGGCAGGCTCCAAAAACAAATTGGGTCAAGATGAATTGGGACAGTGCAGTGGATAAAGCTAGAGGAATTGTTGGAGTGGGAGTGGCTGTGAGGAACAGCTCAGGCTCGATAATTGCAACCTTGAGGACTAAGAAGCCTCTATTCCCGGACCCTTTGTTAGCTGAGACATTCGGTGCACTTAAAACTGCACAATTTGGCATGGAGCTTGGCCTTACACAAGTGATCATTGAAGGAGACTCCATCCAAGTTATTAACCAGCTTAGAAGTGGCAAGAAAGGCTTTAACAGTGCAAGCATGTTTATTAGTGAAGCTAAACAGCTCTTAGGAAATTTTGCTAAGTGGGAGGTTTCTCATGTAAGGAGAAATGGCAACTCTATAGCTCACTTGTTAGCAAAAGATGCTCTATCCAATCATGATCATATTGTAACTTTGGAGGACCTTCCTCCTTGTATCCCATTGGTTTGA